From one Anopheles bellator chromosome 1, idAnoBellAS_SP24_06.2, whole genome shotgun sequence genomic stretch:
- the LOC131216561 gene encoding ras-like GTP-binding protein Rho1 isoform X1 gives MWCFSCVSSPTNSEPMAAIRKKLVIVGDGACGKTCLLIVFSKDQFPEVYVPTVFENYVADIEVDGKQVELALWDTAGQEDYDRLRPLSYPDTDVILMCFSVDSPDSLENIPEKWTPEVKHFCPNVPIILVGNKKDLRNDPHTIKELAKMKQEPVKPQEGRAMAEKINAFAYLECSAKSKEGVREVFETATRAALQVKKKKKSKCVLL, from the exons AACCAATGGCTGCTATAAGGAAAAAGCTGGTAATCGTTGGCGATGGTGCCTGCGGTAAGACATGTCTCCTGATCGTCTTCAGCAAGGATCAGTTTCCAGAGGTGTACGTGCCGACCGTGTTCGAGAATTATGTCGCCGATATCGAAGTCGACGGCAAGCAG GTGGAGCTAGCGCTATGGGATACTGCTGGACAAGAAGACTACGACAGACTGAGGCCACTGAGCTATCCGGATACGGACGTGATCCTGATGTGCTTTTCGGTAGACTCACCCGATTCTTTGGAGAACATCCCGGAAAAATGGACCCCTGAG GTCAAACATTTCTGCCCCAACGTACCCATCATTTTAGTCGGCAATAAGAAAGATCTTCGGAATGATCCTCACACAATTAAg GAGTTGGCCAAAATGAAGCAGGAGCCAGTCAAGCCACAGGAAGGACGTGCAATGGCTGAGAAGATAAACGCATTCGCTTATTTAGAGTGTTCAGCCAAGTCGAAGGAAGGTGTACGCGAGGTATTTGAAACTGCAACGAGAGCCGCGTTACAGgtgaaaaagaagaagaagagtaAATGTGTTCTGCTCTAA
- the LOC131216561 gene encoding ras-like GTP-binding protein Rho1 isoform X2 produces MAAIRKKLVIVGDGACGKTCLLIVFSKDQFPEVYVPTVFENYVADIEVDGKQVELALWDTAGQEDYDRLRPLSYPDTDVILMCFSVDSPDSLENIPEKWTPEVKHFCPNVPIILVGNKKDLRNDPHTIKELAKMKQEPVKPQEGRAMAEKINAFAYLECSAKSKEGVREVFETATRAALQVKKKKKSKCVLL; encoded by the exons ATGGCTGCTATAAGGAAAAAGCTGGTAATCGTTGGCGATGGTGCCTGCGGTAAGACATGTCTCCTGATCGTCTTCAGCAAGGATCAGTTTCCAGAGGTGTACGTGCCGACCGTGTTCGAGAATTATGTCGCCGATATCGAAGTCGACGGCAAGCAG GTGGAGCTAGCGCTATGGGATACTGCTGGACAAGAAGACTACGACAGACTGAGGCCACTGAGCTATCCGGATACGGACGTGATCCTGATGTGCTTTTCGGTAGACTCACCCGATTCTTTGGAGAACATCCCGGAAAAATGGACCCCTGAG GTCAAACATTTCTGCCCCAACGTACCCATCATTTTAGTCGGCAATAAGAAAGATCTTCGGAATGATCCTCACACAATTAAg GAGTTGGCCAAAATGAAGCAGGAGCCAGTCAAGCCACAGGAAGGACGTGCAATGGCTGAGAAGATAAACGCATTCGCTTATTTAGAGTGTTCAGCCAAGTCGAAGGAAGGTGTACGCGAGGTATTTGAAACTGCAACGAGAGCCGCGTTACAGgtgaaaaagaagaagaagagtaAATGTGTTCTGCTCTAA